Proteins from a genomic interval of Xylocopa sonorina isolate GNS202 chromosome 6, iyXylSono1_principal, whole genome shotgun sequence:
- the LOC143424260 gene encoding acylphosphatase-1 → MLTNQCLKIVLCFLVVSTFISGITLENTNPTMSKLISVDFEVYGRVQGVFFRKYTQKRGNELGLKGWCMNTDKGTVVGRLEGEKEKVETMKNWLRYTGSPQSAIDKAEFRNEKEISQPTLDGFEIKK, encoded by the exons ATGTTAACCAACCAGTGCCTTAAAATCGTTCTCTGTTTTCTGGTTGTATCAACATTTATATCAGGAATAACATTGGAAAATACCAATCCAACAATGTCAAAGTTGATCAGTGTTGACTTCGAGGTGTACGGAAGAGTACAAG GTGTCTTCTTTAGGAAG TATACCCAGAAACGTGGCAACGAATTAGGTTTAAAAGGATGGTGTATGAACACCGATAAAGGTACAGTTGTTGGACGCCTCgaaggagagaaagaaaaagtggAAACAAT GAAGAATTGGCTTCGATACACCGGAAGTCCACAATCGGCTATAGACAAGGCGGAGTTCCGAAACGAGAAAGAAATCTCTCAACCGACATTAGACGGCTTTGAAATCAAGAAATAG